A stretch of the Desulfobacter sp. genome encodes the following:
- a CDS encoding translocation/assembly module TamB domain-containing protein, whose amino-acid sequence MLARGRKIYVWAGIVCGLFMAFAWGLAWFLESRFPRDFLLARMNETIPGYLLVDKVRLGIFAGQLDLEGIVLQGEAGKDLVRIKKLGLDLSWTRLMSKEISLSRLVLDSPEFRLSILEDGSSNLLTALIPPRSSPPERSTGPLEIPFNILIDEFELNQGRVQVKMPDNDLNLVGSGLDIRVSEFDLFETSARLKMEMATGDIQYKGQFFVLDPWLVQADLEEGQLSDILVQGGSSGVDMKIRGQIKDIFTTPVLDMSLASGIILEPVVRAAGIKNLDLNGRVRAKISVKGRPDNPGVKIFISSKGGGVNQYSFGRSDFRLMMTDRQATMGVACLGSPVGDFSLDGKVDLETAFPNGFLQGFDLNEVSYEADLALEGVKLSAMAPTLPKGQVSSRIRLEGQGVYPENLRAAIQSESIASFFQSREGGGPMDFNLSMDADFDQSVAKVSSICLTMPGGEFTGQGRMDIASREILGRLELEMDDLGALDRLSRVQGKGRLRATADIDGPFGSWVTLSLLGSNLALNDIFLGDLTLNAGLEPSGQLDIDLLELSRGRSLISVSGRAGVLDSTLSPIPDPDVEINLSGDSVFLEDFFKDLRGSLFLDGQVKGRISNLGGRLNIEGQALGFKDQSIDEFSSKIFLQGSVLEIAQLDIQVAPGSVVKARGTAAPMDQTFDLRVASDDFDLTCLDPVKKTGVSSGRLFLDLSARGPMKDPEVKGNLGVKHLVISGEKQAPGNFGVELRNRRLEIKGDLGFPMEGTFHLDTQAYTAALDMDGVDLSPYFKLWGRPQLTGRVFGRIQARGQGDRLDLVKGSADLSKLDIQFANRPFMGIKDLGILVENGQYRLGPVHIRLLEKGRLWVKGKGSLGGALDFQAQGDIPLDIISPLVKPVESASGRIRMNAAIDGSIASPRVSGEIQFKGLGLSIDSIDQDFKEIEGRINVSPGQVEILGVKGALGQGHFDLGGSIGLKEWAVNTIDLTLNALQLNLDIPDVIDLNLNGHLSLGGDGDGSDLVGEIVLVEGRYYKDVELDLVSSATRRTRKLAPLEERSFPEFFRNIGLNVHLSRRKPLLVDNNLAYLQVSPDLTIQGSLDAPLLAGRAQVDSGIINFQKVEFEVKKGIIDFLNPYKIEPDIEIEGETQIRDWTITLAVSGTPDNLDFQFSSDPSEQHEDILSLIAFGKTTRELRSADGGGGFAPQGILSGMVADILEKKGKEATGFDYFEIKPQDTDDQGNPGVKVTIGTDLSRKISVKYGVDVRNGETVQRVTTDYKLLENLFMRGYQDTGGNFGGELKYRLEFR is encoded by the coding sequence TTGTTGGCCCGGGGCAGAAAAATCTATGTATGGGCAGGGATTGTCTGTGGGCTTTTTATGGCCTTTGCCTGGGGCCTGGCCTGGTTTTTGGAGAGCCGGTTTCCCCGGGATTTTCTGCTTGCCCGTATGAATGAGACCATTCCCGGTTACCTGCTGGTTGATAAAGTCAGGCTTGGTATTTTTGCAGGACAGCTGGATCTGGAGGGAATTGTTTTGCAGGGGGAGGCCGGGAAAGACCTGGTTCGCATCAAAAAACTGGGCCTGGATTTATCCTGGACCCGGCTGATGTCAAAAGAAATCTCCTTATCCCGGCTTGTTCTGGATTCTCCTGAATTCAGGCTCAGCATTTTGGAAGACGGGTCTTCCAACCTTTTGACGGCTTTGATTCCGCCCAGGTCCTCCCCCCCTGAACGTTCAACCGGGCCCCTGGAAATTCCCTTTAATATCCTGATCGATGAATTTGAGCTCAATCAAGGCCGTGTCCAGGTTAAGATGCCGGACAATGATCTGAATCTTGTTGGTTCAGGGCTGGATATCCGGGTTTCAGAATTTGATCTCTTTGAAACCTCTGCCCGGCTCAAGATGGAGATGGCGACCGGAGATATCCAATACAAGGGGCAATTCTTTGTTCTTGATCCCTGGCTTGTCCAGGCAGATCTTGAGGAGGGCCAACTCTCTGATATCCTTGTTCAGGGCGGATCCTCCGGGGTCGACATGAAGATCCGGGGACAGATCAAGGATATTTTTACAACCCCTGTGCTGGATATGAGCCTGGCTTCCGGGATAATACTGGAACCTGTCGTTCGGGCGGCAGGGATAAAGAATTTAGATCTAAACGGCCGGGTCCGAGCTAAGATCAGTGTTAAAGGCCGTCCTGATAATCCTGGGGTAAAGATTTTTATCTCTTCTAAAGGTGGAGGCGTCAATCAATATTCATTTGGCCGTTCTGATTTCAGATTGATGATGACAGACAGACAGGCAACCATGGGGGTGGCCTGCCTTGGTTCCCCTGTGGGAGACTTTTCCCTGGACGGGAAGGTGGATCTTGAAACCGCTTTTCCCAACGGGTTTTTACAAGGCTTTGATTTGAACGAAGTCTCTTATGAAGCGGATCTTGCTCTGGAGGGGGTGAAATTGTCAGCCATGGCCCCAACCCTTCCAAAGGGCCAAGTATCTTCCAGAATACGGCTGGAGGGCCAGGGGGTTTATCCTGAAAACCTGAGGGCTGCCATTCAATCCGAATCCATTGCCAGTTTTTTTCAATCCCGGGAAGGGGGGGGCCCAATGGATTTCAACCTCAGCATGGATGCGGATTTTGATCAGTCCGTGGCCAAGGTCAGCTCCATCTGTCTGACCATGCCGGGAGGAGAATTCACAGGCCAGGGCCGGATGGACATAGCCAGCCGGGAAATTTTAGGCCGCCTTGAACTTGAGATGGATGATCTCGGAGCCCTGGACAGGCTTAGCCGTGTTCAAGGAAAAGGACGCCTCAGGGCCACGGCAGATATTGACGGTCCTTTTGGGTCTTGGGTGACCCTCTCCCTTTTGGGTTCAAATTTGGCCCTCAATGATATTTTTCTCGGCGATTTGACATTAAACGCCGGCCTGGAACCCTCCGGACAATTGGATATTGATCTATTGGAATTGTCCCGGGGCAGGTCTTTAATCTCAGTCTCCGGCCGGGCAGGGGTATTGGACTCTACCCTGTCACCCATACCAGACCCCGATGTTGAGATAAATCTGTCAGGAGACTCTGTCTTTCTGGAAGATTTTTTTAAAGACCTTCGGGGCAGCCTCTTTCTGGACGGTCAGGTCAAGGGCCGGATTTCAAACCTTGGGGGACGGTTGAATATTGAGGGTCAAGCCCTTGGGTTTAAAGATCAGTCCATTGATGAATTCTCCTCTAAAATTTTCCTTCAGGGGTCTGTTCTTGAGATTGCCCAACTGGATATTCAGGTCGCACCCGGTTCGGTGGTCAAGGCCAGAGGAACGGCCGCGCCAATGGATCAGACCTTTGATCTCAGGGTGGCGTCAGATGATTTTGATTTAACCTGTCTGGACCCGGTCAAAAAAACAGGTGTCAGCAGCGGGCGCTTGTTTCTGGATCTGTCCGCCCGGGGCCCCATGAAAGATCCTGAAGTTAAAGGGAATCTGGGTGTAAAACATCTTGTTATTTCAGGGGAAAAACAAGCGCCTGGCAATTTTGGGGTTGAATTGAGAAACAGGCGTTTGGAGATAAAAGGAGATCTGGGATTTCCCATGGAGGGGACCTTTCATCTGGATACCCAGGCATATACAGCCGCCCTTGATATGGACGGGGTTGACCTGTCTCCCTATTTTAAACTATGGGGCCGGCCCCAGCTCACCGGGAGGGTATTCGGCAGAATCCAGGCCCGGGGCCAGGGGGACCGGCTGGATCTTGTAAAGGGCTCAGCCGATCTTTCTAAACTGGATATTCAGTTTGCAAACCGGCCTTTTATGGGGATAAAGGATCTGGGTATCCTTGTTGAAAACGGGCAATACCGCCTGGGGCCGGTTCATATCCGCCTGCTGGAAAAGGGGCGCCTTTGGGTCAAAGGCAAGGGCAGCCTTGGGGGGGCGCTTGATTTTCAGGCCCAGGGAGATATTCCCCTGGACATTATTTCCCCCCTGGTGAAACCGGTTGAATCTGCCTCGGGCAGGATCCGTATGAACGCTGCCATTGACGGCAGCATCGCATCTCCCCGGGTATCCGGGGAGATCCAATTCAAGGGGCTGGGATTATCCATTGATTCAATTGATCAGGATTTCAAGGAGATAGAGGGCCGGATCAATGTTAGCCCAGGGCAGGTTGAAATCCTTGGGGTTAAGGGGGCGCTGGGCCAGGGCCACTTTGATCTGGGCGGCAGTATCGGGTTAAAAGAATGGGCGGTGAATACAATTGATCTTACCTTAAATGCCCTTCAACTGAACCTGGACATCCCGGATGTAATAGACCTGAATCTGAACGGTCATCTGAGCCTTGGGGGGGATGGCGATGGATCTGATCTGGTGGGTGAAATTGTACTCGTTGAGGGCCGATATTATAAGGATGTTGAGCTGGACCTCGTCTCTTCGGCCACCCGGAGGACACGGAAACTTGCGCCTTTGGAAGAGCGGTCTTTTCCTGAATTTTTCCGGAATATCGGTCTGAACGTTCATCTGAGCCGGCGAAAGCCTTTGCTGGTGGACAATAATCTGGCCTACCTTCAGGTCAGTCCGGATCTGACAATCCAGGGCAGCCTGGATGCGCCCTTATTGGCCGGACGTGCCCAGGTGGATTCCGGTATTATTAATTTTCAAAAAGTTGAATTTGAGGTCAAAAAAGGCATCATTGATTTTTTGAACCCCTATAAGATAGAGCCCGATATTGAGATTGAGGGTGAAACCCAAATTCGGGACTGGACCATTACCCTGGCGGTTTCAGGCACACCGGACAATCTGGATTTTCAATTTTCTTCAGACCCCTCGGAGCAGCATGAAGATATTCTTTCCTTGATAGCCTTTGGCAAGACCACAAGGGAACTGCGTTCGGCAGACGGTGGGGGAGGCTTTGCCCCCCAAGGGATTCTCTCCGGGATGGTTGCCGATATACTGGAAAAAAAAGGGAAAGAGGCCACGGGATTTGATTATTTTGAGATCAAACCCCAGGATACCGATGACCAGGGGAATCCCGGGGTAAAGGTGACCATTGGGACGGATTTGTCCCGGAAGATCAGTGTTAAATACGGAGTGGATGTCAGGAACGGTGAGACGGTTCAGCGGGTGACCACCGACTATAAACTGCTTGAGAATCTGTTTATGAGGGGATACCAGGATACGGGTGGAAATTTTGGGGGTGAATTAAAATACCGATTGGAATTCAGGTGA
- a CDS encoding amino acid ABC transporter substrate-binding protein, whose protein sequence is MALAVAANGFCADLSLQKVQDKGELVVGFCAQYPPFEFKTKTGDFQGFDVDLANAIGKEMNIPVKFKDGEWQGLIAGLQKGDYDILITCMGKNPKRMEMVDFSDTYVNLTEVLVVRKDESQIQGQNDLKDKIVGAQMATSSEKALNSIKDLVGTAKTYNYTTEAFLDLKFKRIDALISGIAYAAVQIQKDPSFKVVGDPLHSTEIGIALPKNTSALKSEINRAIAKIKADGSHQRIHDKWLTVN, encoded by the coding sequence ATGGCTCTGGCCGTGGCAGCAAACGGTTTTTGTGCCGATCTTTCATTACAAAAAGTCCAGGACAAAGGTGAGCTTGTGGTCGGGTTTTGCGCCCAGTATCCCCCGTTTGAATTTAAAACCAAAACAGGGGATTTCCAGGGCTTTGATGTGGACCTTGCCAATGCCATCGGCAAGGAGATGAATATCCCTGTAAAATTCAAGGACGGAGAATGGCAGGGGTTGATTGCCGGCCTGCAAAAAGGGGATTATGACATCCTGATCACCTGCATGGGTAAAAATCCCAAAAGAATGGAGATGGTGGATTTCAGCGATACCTATGTGAATCTCACCGAAGTCCTGGTGGTTCGCAAGGATGAATCCCAAATTCAGGGACAAAACGATCTCAAAGATAAAATTGTCGGCGCCCAGATGGCCACCTCCAGCGAAAAGGCATTGAACAGCATCAAAGACCTGGTTGGCACGGCAAAAACCTATAATTACACCACAGAAGCGTTTTTAGATTTAAAGTTCAAACGAATCGACGCCCTGATCTCGGGAATTGCCTATGCTGCGGTACAGATCCAAAAAGACCCCTCGTTCAAGGTGGTGGGAGATCCTCTGCATTCAACGGAGATCGGCATTGCCCTGCCCAAAAACACCTCTGCCCTGAAATCAGAAATCAACCGGGCCATTGCAAAAATCAAGGCAGACGGAAGTCATCAGCGAATCCACGACAAGTGGCTGACCGTCAACTAA
- a CDS encoding ISAs1 family transposase: MDVVIIAICAVVAGADTYEQIENFGKKRKRWLSKFLSLPHGIPSHDTFGRIFERMNPNEFQSSFMHWVQSVAKMTKGQVIAIDGKTLRRSHDTSNDKKAIHMISAWASSNKMVLGQLKTEEKSNEITAIPNLLKLFSSVRLGCCI; encoded by the coding sequence ATTGATGTCGTCATCATCGCAATTTGTGCGGTAGTTGCTGGCGCAGACACTTATGAGCAAATTGAAAACTTTGGCAAAAAGAGAAAAAGGTGGTTGTCAAAATTTCTAAGCCTTCCCCATGGGATACCCTCCCATGACACCTTTGGCAGAATTTTTGAAAGGATGAACCCGAATGAATTTCAGAGCAGTTTTATGCACTGGGTTCAGTCGGTTGCAAAGATGACCAAAGGTCAAGTCATTGCAATCGACGGCAAAACTCTAAGGCGTTCACACGATACCTCCAATGATAAGAAAGCCATTCATATGATCAGTGCGTGGGCTTCGTCTAATAAAATGGTTTTAGGGCAATTAAAAACCGAAGAAAAATCAAATGAAATTACGGCCATTCCAAATCTTTTAAAACTTTTCAGTAGTGTCCGGTTAGGTTGTTGCATATAA
- a CDS encoding DUF4438 domain-containing protein: MLKTNKDKVVEMFLACKPGMPRVGLGWKVDHQGEPFLLPAIGGITLNVQAGDSAFGLAGDHIEPGVSCTANGEKPNEFPNNSLQLLSCVGNEARLISGEAKGGTGVVIGHHGGSEHIIVDFPRAVKEKMTYEDKILIRAKGQGLALTDYPEIKLFNLDPNLLEKMKISEQGNGRLKVGVTTMVPAPCMGSGVGRAHVGAGDYDIMTSDPDTVEKYRLDQMRFGDFVALMDHDNSYGRAFVQGAVSIGILVHSDCRLAGHGPGISTLMTCPKSLIEPVIDPGANIADILGLGAET; the protein is encoded by the coding sequence ATGTTAAAGACCAACAAAGATAAAGTCGTGGAAATGTTCTTGGCGTGCAAACCCGGAATGCCCCGGGTGGGCCTGGGCTGGAAGGTGGATCACCAGGGAGAGCCTTTTTTATTGCCCGCCATCGGCGGAATCACCCTCAATGTCCAGGCCGGGGATTCAGCCTTTGGTCTGGCCGGGGACCACATCGAACCCGGGGTCTCGTGTACGGCCAATGGTGAAAAACCCAATGAATTTCCCAATAATTCCCTCCAGCTTCTGTCCTGTGTGGGAAATGAGGCCCGGCTGATTTCAGGAGAAGCCAAGGGGGGAACCGGTGTGGTCATCGGCCATCACGGAGGATCCGAGCATATTATTGTGGATTTTCCCCGGGCAGTCAAAGAGAAGATGACCTATGAGGATAAGATTCTCATCCGGGCCAAGGGCCAGGGGCTTGCCCTGACAGATTACCCGGAGATCAAGCTGTTTAACCTGGATCCCAACCTTTTGGAAAAGATGAAGATTTCAGAGCAGGGAAACGGACGGCTCAAGGTCGGGGTCACCACCATGGTACCGGCCCCGTGCATGGGATCAGGGGTTGGCCGGGCCCATGTGGGGGCAGGGGACTATGACATCATGACCTCAGATCCTGACACGGTTGAAAAATATCGCCTGGACCAGATGCGGTTCGGGGATTTTGTGGCACTCATGGACCATGACAACTCCTATGGCCGGGCCTTTGTCCAGGGGGCGGTGAGCATCGGCATCCTGGTTCATTCCGACTGCCGGCTGGCCGGCCACGGTCCAGGGATTTCTACCCTCATGACCTGCCCTAAGTCCTTGATTGAGCCTGTGATTGATCCCGGGGCAAATATTGCGGATATTCTGGGGCTGGGGGCTGAAACCTGA
- the bamA gene encoding outer membrane protein assembly factor BamA, which translates to MNCPLRPWVFFAVIMGAFFVFFAEPGFTTPHGQDGLEKIFQIDIQIQGERKGVWQAVARNLIQIRPLDPYDPAVVARAIDRLSDSKVFQSIHVPDPEKTAQGMKIVFELHPFGRIKDIHVKNAFPLFEREVMNMMTISIGDVFIEKRLEDQSKRVTTLFQRQGYIDPQVSLSAQKDEADGNFQVWVHIHKGAFFQVNQVRIMGNDHFSSSRLKLRIKTWKASILFGSAKRFIQKDLDEDVKNFIQFYREKGFAEVKVRAQVLRNEKEKKVDLVFHIEEGPRYGFVFQGNEQFWDHTLNREMTLSREGNENDFALRKSIRNLKQKYRLKGYPDVKVESGVKAPPPDNPTVKQVTLAIDEGDQYCVSKIKITGNRVFSEKTILEQMLTRVPLFQRCGVYVSKTLDEDINAIRALYLRQGYQRTNIDRRVRVRDDPGRSGHKQVEISLVIDEGIQTKVGQLRFEGVYALSHEAAVDLISLTPGQPFREYMIKTDENRLRQSISELGYPNCQVTSARVLSVDRTRLTLTYLVDEGPHARVGQTYYMGNFRTSPSVLDNEMKLSEGESLSLIRLLESRQNMMNVNALDSVRFRTIGLENKEPKVDIIVEVEEKKPYYVEMGTGYDTERHLYFNSTLGDHNFLGQNLDLKLEAEVSQIGYKADLALLEPRLLTSQIRSNTRVFGEKQEAFNKDFGSRTYGVSQDFYQDFLSRTLILNLGLSYEFREQYLTRYRPLTLEETDPYEPRHVLVASPGILYNTTDSHVRPKKGWVSSVNADISNGLDNSVDDFIKYQLEARYYYTLFSPLVMAFRGRYGFIQPYGANTRVPEDQLFFLGGTSSVRGFDENLLAYDTAGQAVGGREVILGAVEARYDLGLNFEISGFYDIGAIRQTQGRGGSESFRDSVGLGLRYQTPIGPIGFLYGWKLDPRPDESGGSFHFSMGYTF; encoded by the coding sequence ATGAATTGCCCTTTACGGCCATGGGTGTTTTTTGCTGTTATCATGGGCGCCTTTTTTGTTTTTTTTGCTGAGCCCGGGTTTACCACGCCTCACGGCCAGGACGGTTTAGAAAAAATTTTTCAGATTGATATCCAAATTCAAGGAGAGAGAAAGGGGGTCTGGCAGGCGGTTGCCAGGAATCTGATCCAGATAAGGCCTTTGGATCCCTATGATCCTGCAGTGGTGGCCCGGGCCATTGACCGTCTTTCAGATTCAAAGGTGTTTCAATCCATTCATGTGCCGGATCCGGAAAAAACCGCCCAGGGCATGAAAATTGTGTTTGAGCTTCATCCTTTTGGCCGGATCAAGGATATCCATGTTAAGAATGCCTTTCCGCTTTTCGAGCGGGAAGTGATGAATATGATGACCATCTCCATTGGGGATGTTTTTATAGAAAAGAGATTGGAAGATCAGTCCAAACGGGTGACGACCCTGTTCCAACGGCAGGGATATATTGATCCTCAGGTATCTTTGTCCGCCCAAAAGGATGAGGCCGATGGAAATTTTCAGGTCTGGGTTCACATTCATAAGGGGGCGTTTTTTCAGGTGAACCAGGTCCGCATCATGGGGAATGACCATTTTTCTTCGTCACGCCTGAAGTTAAGGATCAAAACCTGGAAAGCCTCGATTTTGTTCGGCAGCGCCAAACGGTTTATCCAAAAGGATTTGGATGAGGATGTGAAGAATTTTATTCAGTTTTACCGGGAAAAAGGATTTGCAGAGGTCAAGGTCCGGGCCCAAGTTTTGAGGAATGAAAAAGAAAAAAAGGTAGACCTGGTCTTCCACATTGAAGAGGGACCCCGATACGGATTTGTCTTTCAGGGAAATGAACAATTTTGGGACCATACCCTGAACCGGGAGATGACCCTGTCCAGGGAGGGGAATGAAAATGATTTTGCCCTTAGAAAAAGCATCCGGAACCTGAAACAAAAATATCGTCTCAAAGGATATCCGGATGTAAAAGTTGAGTCCGGGGTCAAGGCGCCCCCCCCTGACAATCCAACAGTAAAGCAGGTGACCCTTGCCATTGATGAAGGTGACCAATATTGTGTTTCTAAAATTAAGATCACAGGAAACCGGGTCTTTTCGGAGAAAACGATCCTTGAACAGATGTTGACCCGGGTACCGCTGTTTCAACGTTGCGGTGTCTATGTGTCCAAAACACTTGATGAAGATATCAACGCCATTCGGGCGCTTTATCTCCGGCAGGGGTATCAAAGGACAAATATTGACCGCCGGGTCAGGGTGCGGGATGATCCGGGCAGATCCGGGCACAAGCAGGTGGAAATCAGCCTGGTCATTGACGAGGGCATTCAAACCAAGGTCGGTCAGCTCCGGTTTGAGGGGGTGTATGCCCTGTCTCATGAGGCGGCTGTGGATCTGATCTCCTTGACGCCAGGACAACCCTTCAGAGAGTATATGATCAAAACGGACGAGAATCGTCTGAGGCAGAGTATTTCTGAACTGGGGTATCCCAATTGCCAGGTAACCTCGGCCAGGGTGCTGAGCGTTGACCGGACCCGGTTAACCCTGACCTATCTGGTGGATGAAGGTCCCCATGCAAGGGTTGGACAGACCTATTATATGGGGAATTTCAGAACCAGCCCGTCTGTACTTGACAATGAAATGAAATTGTCAGAAGGAGAGTCCCTTTCCCTTATACGACTGCTTGAGAGCCGTCAAAATATGATGAATGTCAATGCCCTTGATTCGGTTCGGTTCAGGACCATCGGCTTGGAAAACAAGGAGCCAAAGGTCGATATCATTGTGGAGGTAGAGGAGAAAAAACCCTATTATGTTGAAATGGGAACCGGGTATGATACCGAGCGTCATCTATATTTCAATTCAACACTTGGGGATCATAATTTTCTAGGTCAAAATCTTGACCTTAAACTGGAAGCCGAGGTGAGCCAGATCGGATATAAAGCAGACCTGGCCCTGTTGGAACCACGGCTTTTGACTAGCCAAATCCGTTCCAATACCCGGGTTTTTGGTGAAAAACAAGAGGCGTTCAACAAGGATTTCGGCTCCCGGACCTATGGGGTTTCCCAGGATTTTTATCAGGATTTTCTGTCCAGGACCCTGATTCTGAACCTGGGCCTGTCCTATGAATTCAGAGAACAATATCTGACCCGGTACCGGCCGTTGACCCTGGAGGAAACAGATCCGTATGAGCCGAGGCATGTGCTGGTGGCAAGCCCGGGAATCCTCTACAATACTACGGATTCTCATGTCAGGCCCAAAAAGGGATGGGTCTCCTCTGTTAATGCGGATATCTCAAACGGGCTTGACAATTCTGTGGATGATTTTATCAAATATCAGTTGGAAGCCCGGTATTACTATACCCTGTTTTCACCTCTGGTCATGGCTTTCAGGGGCAGGTACGGGTTTATTCAACCCTATGGCGCCAACACCCGAGTGCCTGAGGATCAATTGTTTTTTTTAGGGGGCACTTCAAGTGTTCGGGGGTTTGATGAGAACCTTCTGGCCTATGACACTGCCGGCCAGGCCGTCGGGGGCCGGGAGGTGATCCTTGGCGCGGTTGAAGCCCGGTATGACCTGGGGCTGAACTTTGAGATTTCCGGGTTCTACGATATCGGGGCAATCCGGCAGACACAGGGCAGAGGCGGATCCGAAAGTTTTAGAGATTCCGTCGGCCTTGGGCTCAGGTATCAGACCCCCATTGGCCCCATTGGATTTTTATACGGCTGGAAACTGGATCCCCGGCCAGATGAAAGCGGTGGCAGCTTTCATTTTTCCATGGGATATACCTTCTGA
- a CDS encoding IS4 family transposase: MTHISVPKKQLRSLNFDNFRCPLIKSLSKAPELQSRGDRPLKMTFEDQINALVYFHLQEHKSARHLIQDLKENVFAKENIAPDGGISRSSFCEAINHRGLEQLQFIFEDLYKQALECHPGEHAELGELVSIDGSLINAVLSMHWANYRKGSKKAKVHCGFDINHGIPNKIFLTEGNGAERTFVPKILSKGQTGVMDRGYQSHKEFDLLQEQGKHFVCRIKTRTTRTIIDNHETPSDSYIFYDALVKLGTPNQNQTKRPVRVVGYKIAGVKYYVATDRHDLTAEQIATIYKLRWTIEDFFKWWKEHLKVYHLIARSEYGLMVQILGGLITYLLLAIHCQKQFNEKVTIKRVRQLRTAILNDLFGCEEQGSHSSNRDNIVKDQKIIEQAKT, from the coding sequence ATGACGCACATCTCAGTCCCTAAAAAACAACTACGGTCCCTGAACTTTGACAATTTCAGGTGCCCTCTGATAAAGTCACTTTCAAAAGCACCGGAATTACAATCTCGAGGAGACCGCCCTTTAAAAATGACATTCGAAGACCAGATAAATGCTTTGGTTTATTTCCATCTTCAGGAGCACAAGTCTGCCCGACATTTAATTCAGGATCTCAAGGAGAATGTTTTTGCTAAAGAAAATATTGCGCCAGACGGTGGTATCAGCCGTAGTAGTTTCTGTGAAGCCATCAATCACAGGGGACTCGAACAACTGCAATTTATCTTTGAGGATCTTTATAAACAGGCTCTTGAGTGTCATCCGGGTGAACACGCCGAGTTAGGAGAGTTGGTTTCCATTGACGGTAGTCTCATAAATGCAGTCCTTTCAATGCACTGGGCGAACTACAGAAAAGGAAGTAAAAAAGCCAAAGTACATTGCGGATTTGACATTAATCACGGAATCCCAAACAAAATCTTTTTGACTGAAGGCAACGGCGCTGAACGCACTTTTGTTCCCAAAATACTTTCCAAGGGGCAAACAGGTGTTATGGATCGTGGATATCAATCCCATAAAGAATTTGACCTGCTTCAGGAGCAAGGCAAACATTTTGTCTGCCGTATAAAAACCAGGACAACAAGAACAATTATTGATAACCACGAGACCCCTTCCGACAGCTACATTTTTTATGATGCACTGGTTAAACTTGGTACTCCGAATCAAAACCAGACGAAAAGGCCTGTTCGGGTTGTTGGCTATAAAATTGCTGGCGTCAAATACTATGTGGCAACTGACAGGCATGATTTAACAGCGGAACAAATAGCAACAATTTATAAACTCCGGTGGACCATTGAGGATTTTTTCAAATGGTGGAAAGAACATCTGAAGGTATATCATCTCATTGCCCGCAGTGAATACGGCCTTATGGTTCAGATTCTTGGCGGCCTTATCACTTACCTGTTACTGGCAATCCATTGCCAAAAACAGTTTAATGAAAAGGTCACGATCAAAAGAGTTCGGCAGCTGCGAACCGCCATTCTAAATGACCTTTTTGGCTGCGAGGAGCAGGGCTCTCATAGTTCAAACAGGGACAATATTGTCAAAGATCAAAAAATTATTGAGCAAGCAAAAACCTAA
- a CDS encoding amino acid ABC transporter permease, whose protein sequence is MDGFQTSLILENHEELIFGAMMTLKITSVSFVFALVLGTMVGVARSRLGWLNLILTPYVEVFRGTPLLIQLFFIYYGLPSLGISMENFTAAYLGIGLCGGAYISEIIRGSLYAVDKGQQEAAVSLGLSRFQSLWHIILPQAVQVALPALVNSFSSQLKETSLVSVLAINELTRAGQMVYSRTFRPFEIYLAVGLMYFIMTYTVSLLSRYLEKKFKVSGKFSSV, encoded by the coding sequence ATGGACGGGTTTCAGACGAGTCTTATTTTAGAAAACCATGAGGAACTTATTTTCGGGGCCATGATGACCCTGAAAATCACCTCGGTTTCTTTTGTATTTGCCCTGGTTTTAGGGACCATGGTCGGGGTCGCAAGGTCCAGACTCGGCTGGCTGAACCTCATCCTCACCCCCTATGTAGAGGTATTCCGGGGAACCCCCTTGTTGATTCAGCTTTTTTTCATCTATTACGGGCTGCCCTCCCTGGGCATCTCAATGGAAAATTTCACCGCCGCATACCTGGGAATCGGATTATGCGGCGGTGCCTATATTTCTGAGATTATCCGGGGCAGCCTGTATGCGGTGGACAAGGGCCAGCAAGAGGCTGCTGTCTCCCTGGGACTTTCACGGTTTCAGTCCCTTTGGCATATTATTCTGCCCCAGGCCGTGCAGGTGGCCCTTCCTGCGTTGGTAAACTCATTTTCATCCCAGCTCAAAGAGACCTCGCTGGTCTCGGTCCTGGCCATCAACGAACTGACCCGGGCCGGCCAAATGGTCTATTCAAGGACGTTCAGGCCCTTTGAAATTTACCTGGCCGTGGGGCTGATGTATTTTATCATGACCTATACGGTTTCTCTTTTATCCCGGTACCTTGAAAAAAAATTCAAGGTCAGCGGGAAATTCAGCTCAGTTTAG